A part of Neovison vison isolate M4711 chromosome 6, ASM_NN_V1, whole genome shotgun sequence genomic DNA contains:
- the CX3CR1 gene encoding CX3C chemokine receptor 1: MPTHSPESILEDFEYDESAEACDMGNIVAFGTIFLSILYSLVFAFGLLGNLLVVFALTNSQKPKSITDIYLLNLALSDLLFVATLPFWTHYLISEQGLHNAVCKLTTAFFFIGFFGGIFFITVISIDRYLAIVLAANSMHNRTVQHGVTISLGVWAAAILVAAPQFMFTKQRENECLGDYPEVLQDLWPVLRNVEANLLGFLLPLLIMSYCYFRIMRTLFSCKNHKKAKAIKLIFLVVIMFFLFWTPYNIMIFLETLNLYNFFPSCDMKRDLRLALTVTETIAFIHCCLNPFIYAFAGEKFRRYLNHLYRKCLAVLCGHPVHVSFSPTESQMSRRESILSSNFTYHTSDGDGSILL, encoded by the coding sequence ATGCCCACACACTCCCCTGAATCAATTTTGGAAGACTTTGAGTACGATGAGTCTGCTGAAGCCTGTGATATGGGGAACATCGTGGCCTTTGGGACCATTTTCCTGTCCATACTCTACTCCCTTGTCTTTGCCTTTGGCCTGCTGGGAAATTTGCTGGTGGTGTTTGCCCTCACCAATAGCCAGAAGCCCAAGAGTATCACTGACATTTACCTCCTGAACTTGGCCTTGTCTGATCTGCTCTTTGTAGCCACCTTACCCTTCTGGACTCACTACCTAATAAGTGAACAAGGCCTTCACAATGCTGTATGCAAACTCACCACCGCCTTCTTCTTCATTGGCTTTTTTGGAGGCATATTCTTTATCACTGTCATCAGCATTGATAGGTACCTGGCCATTGTCCTAGCGGCCAACTCCATGCACAACCGGACCGTGCAGCATGGCGTCACTATCAGCCTAGGTGTCTGGGCGGCAGCCATCTTGGTGGCAGCACCTCAGTTCATGttcacaaaacaaagagaaaatgaatgccTCGGTGACTACCCTGAGGTCCTGCAGGATCTCTGGCCTGTGCTCCGCAACGTGGAGGCAAATTTGCTTGGCTTCTTGCTACCCCTGCTCATTATGAGTTACTGTTACTTCAGAATCATGCGGACACTGTTTTCCTGTAAGAACCACAAGAAAGCCAAAGCCATCAAACTGATCTTTCTGGTGGTCATCATGTTTTTCCTCTTCTGGACACCCTACAATATCATGATTTtcttagagactcttaatctctatAACTTCTTTCCCAGTTGTGACATGAAGAGGGATCTGAGGTTGGCCCTCACTGTGACCGAGACAATTGCGTTTATCCACTGTTGCCTCAATCCATTTATCTACGCATTTGCTGGAGAGAAGTTCAGAAGATACCTTAACCACTTATATCGGAAATGTCTGGCTGTCCTGTGTGGCCATCCTGTCCACGTCAGTTTCTCCCCGACTGAATCACAAATGAGCAGGCGGGAAAGCATTTTGAGCAGCAATTTTACCTACCACACCAGTGACGGAGATGGGTCCATCCTTCTCTGA
- the LOC122909065 gene encoding ubiquitin-conjugating enzyme E2 C-like isoform X2, which produces MASQNRDPAATSVAAACKGAEPSRGAARGPVGKRLQQELMTLMMSGDKGISGNICLDILKDKWSALYDIRTILLSIQSLLGEPNIGSPLNTHAAELWKNPTAFKKYLQETYSKQVSSQDS; this is translated from the exons ATGGCCTCCCAGAACCGCGACCCAGCTGCCACCAGCGTCGCCGCCGCCTGCAAAGGAGCTGAGCCCAGCAGGGGCGCCGCCCGTGGACCCGTGGGCAAGAGGCTACAGCAGGAGCTGATGACCCTCATGATGTCCGGTGACAAAGGAATTTCT GGGAACATCTGCCTGGACATCCTGAAGGACAAGTGGTCAGCCCTGTATGATATCAGGACCATCCTGCTGTCCATCCAGAGCCTGCTAGGAGAACCAAACATTGGTAGTCCTTTGAACACACACGCTGCCGAGCTCTGGAAAAACCCCACAGCCTTTAAGAAGTATCTACAAGAAACCTACTCAAAGCAGGTCTCCAGCCAAGATTCCTGA
- the LOC122909065 gene encoding ubiquitin-conjugating enzyme E2 C-like isoform X1 — protein sequence MASQNRDPAATSVAAACKGAEPSRGAARGPVGKRLQQELMTLMMSGDKGISAFPESDNLFKWVGTIHGAAGTVYEDLRYKLSLEFPSGYPYNAPMVKFLTPCYHPNVDTQGNICLDILKDKWSALYDIRTILLSIQSLLGEPNIGSPLNTHAAELWKNPTAFKKYLQETYSKQVSSQDS from the coding sequence ATGGCCTCCCAGAACCGCGACCCAGCTGCCACCAGCGTCGCCGCCGCCTGCAAAGGAGCTGAGCCCAGCAGGGGCGCCGCCCGTGGACCCGTGGGCAAGAGGCTACAGCAGGAGCTGATGACCCTCATGATGTCCGGTGACAAAGGAATTTCTGCCTTCCCTGAATCAGACAACCTTTTCAAATGGGTGGGGACCATCCATGGAGCAGCTGGCACAGTGTATGAAGACCTGCGGTATAAGCTCTCCTTGGAGTTCCCCAGTGGCTACCCCTACAATGCGCCCATGGTGAAATTCCTCACACCCTGCTACCACCCCAACGTGGACACCCAGGGGAACATCTGCCTGGACATCCTGAAGGACAAGTGGTCAGCCCTGTATGATATCAGGACCATCCTGCTGTCCATCCAGAGCCTGCTAGGAGAACCAAACATTGGTAGTCCTTTGAACACACACGCTGCCGAGCTCTGGAAAAACCCCACAGCCTTTAAGAAGTATCTACAAGAAACCTACTCAAAGCAGGTCTCCAGCCAAGATTCCTGA